From Aedes albopictus strain Foshan chromosome 1, AalbF5, whole genome shotgun sequence, one genomic window encodes:
- the LOC115259596 gene encoding AP-1 complex subunit gamma-1-like: MTASSSSSPKDKRIGDLNSSTQFVVSLGVIESPEMARDLTSVIEKTDVVIGYIIIKAALFAFWMLKSVPELMDIFLPATQPQLHEKNNNRYHISGVSLLTEIREASRDMQNHF; encoded by the exons ATGACGGCCAGTTCCAGCTCAAGTCCCAAAGACAAACGGATCGG TGACCTGAATAGTTCGACCCAGTTCGTGGTGTCTCTGGGAGTCATTGAATCGCCGGAGATGGCCCGTGATTTGACCAGCGTGATTGAAAAAACTGATGTGGTCATTGGCTACATCATAATAAAAGCTGCCCTCTTCGCATTTTGGATGTTGAAAAGTGTACCGGAGCTGATGGACATCTTCCTGCCGGCAACGCAACCGCAGCTGCACGAGAAAAATAACAATCGGTATCATATCTCCGGCGTCTCCCTCCTCACGGAAATCAGGGAGGCGAGCCGTGACATGCAGAATCACTTCTAA